Below is a genomic region from Diabrotica undecimpunctata isolate CICGRU chromosome 7, icDiaUnde3, whole genome shotgun sequence.
gttaaaataaaactaaaataaaacttttaatcttttatttaaaaaaatccaatttatataggtaatattttgttacacagccattgacggaggtgatccacatttattgaggagcaggaaaatagtccagtagcgtggcagttgtattcatgtggagcaaagcctccagtggagtatggagaatcatcaaacttgcaaacatcaataattatgggacagacgtcaagcatataacatttgtatcttaaaaattctgcttgttgttctccgcgaacgtagatgtagtcagctgcatacaacaacttagattccagtattttatttatttttgaatatttaacatctccattagaataccgaagaccatgcacgtttttttccaagtacacagcagtcttcttatcttgattacttaatgtagcaaacggttgtggaggtttaaatatataatggcaatgtttaaagccaatttcaatgctaagttctttgggaacaaaccacccatctacggtgaatccttgaatgtcaactaatgcgatcctcatgatggctgatagtatactgaattggatatgattgaataagtcaagttaaatgatatttttgataacttcagttagaggaaagtattcgagtagactgtcgtggacaattaaacagtacgctcgagtgcctgcaggaaaaccttcatctgcttcgatttccaacttaatatcaacggttcccgatctaaatgacgtatcatcctgtttggagcagtcgaaagtaaacaaagcatattttttaaaagcattataatccaagattggatgttttgttgacgaatgagtataactgggaaagaattgggtatagttgtagtgagctatagcataatcatttttcgcaaaatccaattgcattctctcgttaggccaatattcaccattaataaccactcgtacgctggacaccttaatgttatcgaataacgttggattggcgtgaatgtcatctcgtttagaagtttgaaaagctacaatgacatagcgtggacgttcaacagctgaagttgtctttacactccatatctcacgtcgggatccagccgtaagtgaaggtagttcattaagttcccatttacggaaaggtatggttatcggcgtattattcttaatcggagtcattaggtcaattttcacatcgtcattcggaaagacatgtttgaccttcagttccatgctggtaacagttaaagacactgttgttgttgttgtggcattaggttcttccactaaaatactgtctctatcattacgtgctcgaacaaatcgaaacacttgacgaccataggttaatttattgtaatcgttgaaaatgttgaaaatatgttttatcggaatcagtaaactaaagctgtctcccgataaatgtggattattgggatagttccatcctgcagtactgagatacttggaatcgtcaggagtgtaacacaacaaactgcgaatagtgctaactacaccaggatctcgaactatttccatgtcgtgtgaactttggatgtatgtacatgtatcaaacaagaaggctccagcattcggtgcaagagaaacagttccagtacccactttctttatacttcctttaatttccaaaagtgtttcgtgtatggcaaaaaatgcatctgattgattgatgataaactcgacaacgtcgctattattaaatgacttgatgtaaggtgtatatgtacgaaattcttcttttctaatagtatcgtcgaactgaggtttctggtacagatctaaaataggtggttgaggttcctgaacctgtcgtcgaatgtattgacgttttgacatcttttagctgtaatccaatggaaacgagaaaggctttattgacagcagacacgtcacgtcgcttgtaagatttgcgtgagactaatggatattgatgcgtagagctttgttttataattaaacccatctatatcgtttccttaaaatccaaatgaagtgtacttttctctcctctaaagttgactggtcttaaatcttgatcgagtacgctaacggtaatgttggcaatttcacgtatgctattgcttactggtatgtatataggattatgaggacgttcgtcaatagagaaaccaggatcaacacttatcgggaaatgtagaacggtgtgcgcaggtctgtcctcgtaaaaggctccttcggtaatgttgcattcaaaaagtaggctcgatacttttataatgtttacaggttggtccgaagaatgcatttttcctggcaccaatattctgtttgatgagaaacccaatattttgccgagactgtcatctttctcgaaagtaacagcatgatcttgactaaagatttcacacttgagcgtattgttgttgggtcttaagatgaactcattatctcgaatcgaattatatttatcgattaatgcgttataaatatacgtttcgatatcggtaatttcataagatccagacggaatatcgatgctacacaacttttttcgatcatttttctcgtagtagtaaaacttttcgccatcgatgtttggaatcgaattaaatgtatgaaatcccaacactgctacataatactgtcggttagggtcaagcacaagaggtacttgaggagtaaacgaaaactcgttggaagtacttgtcaaggtcaacaatcgagacatgactgatacatttgaataggtgtatgaaattaaatagcaaaatatgttaaaaattcctttatttattcttatactgttacaaatttttctcataatatgacacaatacaaaatacacatctactttccatatacatgccgcaaacatcactccattcatgtctatcatagtctttcttgcagggtaaataatcttctagtgcgcgacgaatatcttgaggtagttcataccaaacaacgctcgttatatttttcataaaaatgcaaatggcacttctcaatatatcgttagatggttccattgtagagaaactttaaacaaagatgtccacagttaatttggttataactttgatattggtcgttattgtagaaaattcttccaccgttcaagtaggatactagttctcgcggtggtttcaagcaaccatatgaatcaaagtactctatatcgttgtttatctttctgtaagctacccaatgtgtaccggggtttgtggaaatgtcgagattaataatagcacattcatgtttacgagggctacgtggtaaattatctcgcatgaacacgccgcggaaatttgaaattttaagtagtttaacaaatctatttaaatccacattggttaaaggcctattaggtagcttcagcggaagttttttgtcttttttaaatataatccaaagccacctttagcgttttttcgcaggtataatcctttgcctagatgttccattgcattgttgtgacgtttatcttcttctagtttcttttgagcattctttgaatcgataacagttttcgctatcgcgcttgcgcccccagcgaggcttccgagagctgataggcctgcaaagattgggattaaaggtaaaatcccaccagattttggttcaaatggaataattcttggaacacgtacatttttcttcccacctacattcttaacggctgttctagctgctgcaagtgcaagtagagcggatttacgcagatttggtgacggaggagcacgtttcaatgttttgataattggctgtaacacatgtcgcttaaatgaaccaacacctttaccacgtttcatacccatacccagttttcgtttagctttcattgctgtagtagttaaccaggcagcggttttttcacccaaagatgcgtcttttgctttaactcgttcccacgctttattttccaacacccaatctgctttatgtcgatctttcaatgaattactttgggaatatgcgagatcgtgatctctcgcagctcgatctaacggatttatccccggatctccacgagctagacgtttctgtaatttagttccaggtcctagatattggtaaccaggagcatgcaattcaaacggtagactattgatcagagaattcaacactccttcaccttgaacgatcaacattgaaatgaatcgctttttgaaaaatgtctttatataaccatgtgtacaaaatacatctcaatcacaagatgaaggtcattcaacaagacaagacactagcagtggaaaacttggattttgtcgacaacgtgacaagaaccagcaaacatggtgcattgctaccacattcatttcgtgctatcatatgtggtccaagcggatgtggaaaaactaatgttatgttggcattactttttgacctgaatggcgctaaattcaaaaatgtttacgtttattcaaagtcgttgtttcagcccaagtatcaatttttgaaggaagtgttggagtctgtgaaagaagtaggttattttccatttaaagataatgatgatgttataagcccaagtaaagctaaaccaaactcaatattcatatttgatgacgtatcaacggatccacaacaaacaatacgtgaatattactgtatgggtagacataaagacattgattgtgcatacctatgtcaatcatacagtcgagcaggcaaacaacttttacgtgataatgcgaatcttattgtattgtttaagcaagatgagctcaatttgaaacacgtctttgatgaccacgtatcacctgatatgacatttgagcaatttaaacaattttgttccgaatgttggaaggacaaatacggtacattcgtcattgttaaggatttcgatatttctaacggacgatatcgtaaaggtttcgacaagtttataaaactgtaggtatgatcgaaaaacacgcattgtataacaatatgtcagacaaagaggtagctgcgcgcacgcgtaaagttgccgaactagctcgtgtcattcgcaaaaagtatttggcattaaagttaggtaaaacagaacaagatgagtcgctaaataaactctttaagcccatagctaaacctctaacagatattgcgcaatcgtcaaaaacgttgcatcatgctattaataacaagcttagacacgttaaaaaagaagaggtgaaaacggaggaagagataaaaaaagaagccagagatgacgatgtattttccgatgcagtatcaatcgatcaagttaacgaacatgatatatttgatcctaataatgtttcgaaagaggctattgatgaatatatcgagcaatatcctccaatgagccataagtatataaaagaattttggatgaaagataataaaattgataaaaactacggacctatttacaatgatgaaattggctggatgttgggtaaacgacgaataaactttaacaaaaacaaaggtagtatacaagtcatcagtgatggtagtggggaaggaggatgggtgccgggaacgccaggtctataccaactaattttctatgataaccctgaagattataatgatacagatttaaagcactataaaagtttattaaatagtacagaagttcatctggattccaaaggtcgtcttaaaggtgcaactgggaaaaaatatcatcatattatcaaaccgctatttaaacctaccgatgaaacaacaaagaaatcgccaccgaaaactcgatctactgcattaaagagacaacctttcgaaggtcttgttagtttagcaaaaacgactcgttcatcatcgatgacaacgtctcctcgaacatcgttatcttcaccatctagctccaaagggtcagggttcgtcgataattctcatttgatctacaacgataatcctattgaatatgtatattgggatgatccaaacgaactatgcgacagactcaaattgctggttgcttcccaagaagcaggaaacacatcTCACAATAAtgaaattgttgccattatcaacgaattacgtgaagcagatattatatattaatgtttggattattggaacatcatttccaacatgagtgttgacaagtttggtcgtcatcattaccgttctaatgaacaagttgttaaaaagctacgtgaaggcttaaagcaatccattttggatttacaaaaccagatacatgaagtacataaagacattacacgagatcctcctgtagcaggtaatcatctttccaataagaaatatgtagatgacagcattgttcgtgcgaaaacttttctaagaaaagagattaatttgatacaaaaaaatagaattcaaaaagatactcaactcgaacaaaaaatctcaaactccattagtaaaatagaagttaatttaagtaaaaaagttaacgagttgtctgatgagaataaaatgactgcttcgaaaatatctgatttatcaaaacaaatgcatgaatttaaaaatgatcttgatatatttaaacaagaaatgacgaagaatattacagatgccgccaaccaaaatgcacaaattatgatgaaaacgttggaaatagaaaaaaagattaaaacggcGGATCTTAAATCACATGATTTAGATGAGCGTCTTAATGTAATGGAAGATTACCTCTTACATTATAAAGCTAACGGAACAACGAATTAGCGTTAGTTCAAAGAATCGAATCGTTGGAAGCTAGACATGGCATTTACCGAGgagaagatacaactagttaacgagctacacaagcctgcacgaaaaaattatcctcgtcgacgaacaatcattaaaggactagacgatttgtggcaaatggaccttgctgagatgaggccttatgccagtcaaaataaatcttacaagctcatttttgttgtaattgattgtttttcaaagtttgtgtggactcgaccattaaagacgaaaacaggtgaggaaattactcgaacattttcggatattctcgctcatactcgacgatgtccgaaaaatttacaaacagaccaaggcacagaattttttaattccaagtttcaaaatctcatgaaacagcatagtattaatcactataatacctttagtgttaaaaaagcagccatatgtgaacgagttattcgaacattgaaggaaaaactttacaagtatttcagtcttaatggaacttacaaatggattgatatcttgcctcaaattacaaaagagtacaacaacacgaaacacagcaaaattcgacttagacctattgatgttaataaatctaacgaaaatgaaattttacgaaaatattatactcacttgaaaattgccggtccaagaaaattgaaagttggtgacgtggttcgcattagtaaaaataaacacattttcgataagggatataaaccgaattggacaacagaactgtttaaaattactgaaattaaaataacgaatcccacaacatacttgattgaagatatgactggagcgcctatcaaaggagcattctacgaagaagaattacagaaaacaaaaaataaagacatatatttagtagagaaagtactgcgcagacgtggaaataagatgtatgttcaatggttgggattcgatagtagccataatagttggattaacgttaaagatatcatttgggatctacttttacatacaccgcgtcgatatacactaaatgagtggggggtgacaaaaagtataaatttcataaatgctgcaagctcatgcccagttgttcctgccagttcatcaatatgagttctcaagatagtggttatagttCATCAGACGATATGGTGGTAGCTGCTGCTTCACCATCAGATGATATCGATTATGAAGCTGAATTAGATGGAGTTTTGGCGACATTCGAAGAAGCAGCCAAAAATGAACCATATTATTTACTAGAAGCATCCTTTCCGCTTGACAAGTGTATAATCAAAGTTGGCCTTTCTCCAGCTCGTCATTTCTCATCAGCCATTATTTTGTGTCAGCACAACAAGAATGCAAGAATTAGTTTAAACACGTTCGAGTGGGATGATATAATCGGAATTTTTAAGCAGAAGATTTGCGATTTCTTTAACAGCACCTCTCAAGATGATTACAATCCTATCGAGTTTCAGTGtggagactattgtaaaattaaacaaatagtgtatgattcaaccaagttccttgttattgaaaagcatggtctggaatactatctagatgaaagggatgtcaaccaaatcctagaagtaaacagcagtctggtgtgtcatcgtgtatcgttattggataatttacactttcatgcttattatagaaatgttatcgatttgatacaatcaaacttttgcagcagaagcagtttatatggaccacttgaagctttaactgcgttttgcgaaatttccacagacactttgttaagtaatgctttaagagaatatttatattattataaaattaaagttgtaaatgattttatgtaataatcaaaataaatgctatttatgcaaacatgtcttttttattttcacgttgaatgtctcacaacgctggaaaagataagctgagacttaaaattacaggaaaacaatgtatattttttagagtttttattttctacttataataattacaaatgttGATTTTCACTAAATTACAATTATCATTCTACATATTCATTTAACAAATAGCCAATCCATTTTCGTGTGgagattgataaagctataaaaaaattggttatgttttcatttattaatttttgtttttactcaatcattgtggtttcataatgaccccaaggtaaagtgtcatgagaattttgttgcaagtaacgtttatcgtcatacggacttaatgcaattttttcttgtgttattgtaaaaagatcatgggcgtaggaacgaaacgttgattgggaaacacttttagttgtaaattcgtttaaacacttaacataatcatcgaaagtaatgtcattttttaccgttgaatattttacacccttagatttttttgtgacgcctaaattatttgcaagtctttcaatatttgcatcatccatattattcttgtatttatcccacaatgcatttcgatcctcatccgtcgtactaatcttaaacgaatacattttagatctaagtccgacaaaatgagtcataatgcgaccgtttgcctcatctttcatcattccgagaacttttttgttgacttgaggtattccataaatattattctcagaatagtctgatgtatcgaatttggataaatttgctttaataacatctctgtaaacgtcatcacattttaattcatagataaaactatcagtgtccccatacattagcttacaattttcaactcccatatatggcagcataaagttataatgaaaatcgtacatacacactttggatatatctaaaattgacatgccgatgtacaatggtttgttgaaaatgagctctgttttgttaagttcgattgccattaaattttcattaaacacagttctattatgaaatcttggactagcaatcaaatttttcgctccatatcttccatcccattttgatacaagttttacaatgcgatgtttcctaatgttttccatcgttttaccaaatatggcgttgttggctaacttgtacaagtctttttcaaatgctgtagttgctgcagttcgcaattttgtattaagatcgatatatggcttaagccaagcgctctgtttgaatttcaacactttatggatttttgttagtttgagtcctgcattcagagcttgttttagattgcgataatgcaaagtgtactcttttttatggtacaaggtggtcataagttttggaagcttacttcttggtggcacacgatgttcgcaacaaaacggtaaatctcgatgtaagtcatgcaagtgttctgggtattccaaatccacttgtagtatgtatcctgtatctccatcgtcaggaatagacaagacatcaatattggtatcgacccactcgaaacccccatatggtaagaattgagacattgcccaaccatacaaattgttgacatctaaatatagcacatatttactaggctttgatggatcataattatgcatgtatttgttatttgcctcagaataccgattacttacttgacttataccacctcggatagctttctcaataaacatgattttatcgatatcattcagcagttcaagtttacatccagtatatttaagcattgcatcccaagaaaatccaggcatggtatagtaccatgcaggatcaagactgtatgtacttcgacatttttgtcgaaaattttcaaaaatgcaagtcagtaacataatatcagttttcatgtacaacatactatattccaaaatatttttaataccgaatgactgccaaacattctgagcatgatgatacatatttttggagatgtgttcacccgataatgagctgtaaaatttatcaattgatggtagttgcgtttcattcaatttattgaaagactcaatatattcgtatgggaatatgccttttcgtttcaataattccatttgttcgggagtggtatttggaaattcgctagctaaatatcttaaatcctcaggttgcaatgtggcagccaacttgtccaatgatgaatttaaaaatctcagtgaatcaacgaacctcaacttaatactgacctcagaatcgtatattgtaaatgaaatatacttttccttatttattggtagtaagctgatactaccatttttcgcaagatctctaatcatcatatgcgaatcgtaaccgctaagattatgaaaaaaaattgggacaacgaaaagttttttgaaatttaagttaCAAACTTGGTGTGCGAGTCCTCGAAAATCTCCGGTAAAATGGTCATGATCAcgaacaattacatccttatctgaaaacgttttttcgcaaatgtgacaattagatgcattcaaactgggtgtgacattcataggtacaatatctttaatttttccttgcacaaatgccgccaacaacgtcatttccttggcaaaccactccatgcaatcttcacctgcgtaacttcggtaaaacgacagagattcatcgtaagagcattttacgtaataacctgcactaaaggctttatgctgctgatacttaattgttttgcattttaatggactgtttttaactttgttcaacattgactcaaaatcggcatagactacaaaaggagttgtttgtttataaatatgatttttaaattcaacattctgatatgatggaaaagaaactttacattcattaattttctcacagtattttgcatgatcatttaatctgtcaaaactactaaaataattcaaacacctatcacataaaaattttttattacggttcttacttaactgcctggacataagtcgagacatatctttaatcatgcaataatgatacttaatttctacagattcatcgtgagccataggtgcttcgtagtcattcaattttggaaaatatttatcttgtacaatcaataaatttacatgtttagttaatttggttttgcatagccttaccggcgttgttacgtaaaatgttctctctttagcaacattcatttctaacccgtacacgtttacagaaatattatttaacttttcaaattttgaaataccctttatagtcataggtgtctctagcccatcgatatttaagacagtcgcataatgtggatatgaagatgtacgatctgaactgcatttagctggataaatcgctgaaactatgctccaaaaaaagcatgcttcatcatcgtttttgatattaatacatgcgtgcttcttttggatttgttctggtagtctaatgaacgacgaagctccatttcccacttcatatttatttatattgacttctaaagaaactatttttttcaaagcccaccctgatcccgtttcttcaaattccgatagcttagacattaatttatcgactatgtttgtgtgaaaccataaaaccaagtccgttcctgcgtctatggcttcgtttttggtattaaaatatttaaattggttaatagcacctccttgatttgattttctaataaattctccacataatgtcatattacattttatcatatttaatttttttaaaatgtttttaattcgaattctaaataacttaaaacaatccccgaaaaattgcattaaatctttgtgtcctagattaataattatacctgttctgattctactcttgaatgcggaatttacatcttcccatttaacccgacgatgtttagtaattccaccacccacgcgaagaccgaaattttgaatttccgatttaattgtctttaaatgccccgcgtttgtctgtagttgccgtaatttagctaattccaagtccccacaccgaatcgctttagtaaacaaagtcaaatgccttttaatgtgatttaaccaaatattcgcttctcgcggtgtataatttcgaaacaaaacatcacgcgcttgaattaaatgttgtacaatgtcactactaagatcaccaatgttactcatgattaagtaaaaagcaataaatcaataaatgaaaaactcaccaatattttttttttatcctctaattttctattatttcaaacGAGGCGGCTGGCTGCACCTTTCCAGTGGCAACGTTTCCTCGGAACACCAAGCTGTACTTTCCCTCGCTGAAATGTTCCAAATGCGGCCTGTAGAGTTCAACCACCCTTTGCGGCAAGAACGTCACCTCCTTTTCTAATTCAATAAGGATGGATTTCCCAAATTTCGTATCGACTTCTCTTGCCGCAATTATCTTCTGGGGTACTCCTACGGGTAGGCTGTTTAGCTTTCTAATTGGCTTGATTGTCTTCTCTGTAAGCAGAGAGGATGCATTAATCTTTTTTAGGTCCATCTGcaacaatatatattttcttaatttaacagtaacatatctttgactagcaatttcttaatttaacagtgaaatatctttgagtagcaatattattttacaaaaattctatctattataatatgtatattttttaatttaacaatgaaatagttttaactaacaaaactttcatagaaacaaaaaattacaaataccgcactatttacaaacatttttttttagaacggagaatataaccaagtaatttgaataaaatgtttaaatcagaaaaattattaagaattggaaattagtaaagataatgatgaattctaaatgatataaaaaaggttaagtattataaaacttacttttgtatatataattgccGGCACTTCACAAACACAGAACTTCTCCGAACGGTACTTTGTATAATTGCTGACGCTGCACAAAACACACAACTTGTCTGAAGGATGATCAGAATTGAACTGACGATATGTAGTGCATCTGCTCTTTATCTAActgcctctcccacgctaaaactatgttgcgcaatatttcgtaagactattcatttatgcatcacatgccgggcttaattatta
It encodes:
- the LOC140446290 gene encoding uncharacterized protein, giving the protein MSNIGDLSSDIVQHLIQARDVLFRNYTPREANIWLNHIKRHLTLFTKAIRCGDLELAKLRQLQTNAGHLKTIKSEIQNFGLRVGGGITKHRRVKWEDVNSAFKSRIRTGIIINLGHKDLMQFFGDCFKLFRIRIKNILKKLNMIKCNMTLCGEFIRKSNQGGAINQFKYFNTKNEAIDAGTDLVLWFHTNIVDKLMSKLSEFEETGSGWALKKIVSLEVNINKYEVGNGASSFIRLPEQIQKKHACINIKNDDEACFFWSIVSAIYPAKCSSDRTSSYPHYATVLNIDGLETPMTIKGISKFEKLNNISVNVYGLEMNVAKERTFYVTTPVRLCKTKLTKHVNLLIVQDKYFPKLNDYEAPMAHDESVEIKYHYCMIKDMSRLMSRQLSKNRNKKFLCDRCLNYFSSFDRLNDHAKYCEKINECKVSFPSYQNVEFKNHIYKQTTPFVVYADFESMLNKVKNSPLKCKTIKYQQHKAFSAGYYVKCSYDESLSFYRSYAGEDCMEWFAKEMTLLAAFVQGKIKDIVPMNVTPISTLKLDRIVIILRGAVKEIANLLLKNSDYIIPLERV